Proteins from a genomic interval of Clostridium scatologenes:
- a CDS encoding cell wall-binding repeat-containing protein, whose translation MLKKKFCLLVSVAAVGLSMLCTSKVNAAFPEVKRIWGADRYETCSKIVQEGWKSTSEYAVIVNGENFPDALSSSVLAKKYNAPILLAKGSTLGDKTYNELKRLKVQHVFIVGGTAVITPSVESTMKSMGITTERLSGQDRNETSASVAEKIGTDNGVILTTDNDFTDALSIAPMAARYQMPIILMPKDGIPGSVEKFMAGKNISKAYIIGGADVISEDTALKFPNVERIDGNNKYERNINIIKAFGDKVNFSNVCMAYSEQFADALSGSVFAAQGANPIILMGDKSSEYTKYFLTTKESEIKNITVFGGTSGIKELHEQDVFNGTSGDNSNDISNTSDYLENNGSIAVKQGDWIYYSGSNGASSATGNFFKEKNDGSGKVKLSDDIAQKIWIQGDYIYYISYHGQNQKSSFYKMKNDGTERGQLTTDIPTCVNFQGDYIYYIKYDNTSVDNLKICKIKKDGTGKQAIGNERGMYLSVKDDWLYYADLDDGSKIYKMRTDGSDKQLLCGDSALNYMNVVGDWIYYCNSDENNNLYRVKIDGSGKQKLNNSNSRNINIVGSYIYYSAMDENDNGSLYKMKVDGSQNKILSNMDCSTAVAVHDDYIYCTGFNSKGIYRIKNDGTGYELISKNAYVISLYVTGNYVYYIEFMSGDINSRLYRMNLDGTSNETIQ comes from the coding sequence ATGTTAAAAAAGAAATTTTGTTTATTAGTTTCAGTTGCAGCAGTTGGTTTGTCAATGTTATGTACAAGTAAAGTTAATGCTGCATTTCCTGAAGTTAAAAGAATTTGGGGAGCTGATAGATATGAAACTTGCAGTAAAATTGTACAAGAAGGATGGAAGAGTACAAGTGAATATGCAGTAATAGTTAATGGAGAAAATTTTCCAGATGCGCTAAGTTCATCTGTACTAGCTAAAAAATATAATGCACCTATATTGCTAGCTAAAGGCAGTACTTTAGGTGATAAAACTTATAATGAATTGAAAAGATTAAAAGTACAACATGTATTTATTGTAGGTGGAACAGCTGTTATTACTCCTAGTGTAGAAAGTACGATGAAAAGTATGGGAATAACTACTGAAAGATTAAGTGGACAAGATAGAAATGAAACTTCAGCATCAGTAGCTGAGAAAATTGGTACTGATAATGGAGTTATACTTACTACAGATAATGATTTTACAGATGCACTATCTATTGCACCAATGGCAGCTAGATATCAAATGCCTATTATTTTAATGCCTAAAGATGGAATACCTGGTTCTGTTGAAAAATTTATGGCTGGTAAAAATATTTCTAAAGCTTACATAATAGGAGGAGCGGATGTAATATCTGAAGATACAGCACTTAAATTTCCTAATGTTGAGAGAATTGATGGTAATAATAAGTATGAAAGAAATATAAATATAATTAAAGCTTTTGGAGATAAGGTTAATTTTAGTAATGTATGTATGGCTTACTCCGAGCAATTTGCAGATGCTTTAAGTGGTTCTGTTTTTGCAGCACAAGGAGCTAATCCTATTATATTGATGGGCGATAAAAGCAGTGAGTATACTAAATACTTTTTAACTACTAAAGAAAGTGAAATTAAAAATATTACTGTTTTTGGTGGAACTTCGGGAATTAAAGAATTGCATGAACAAGATGTATTTAATGGTACTAGTGGAGATAATTCAAACGATATATCAAATACAAGTGACTATTTAGAGAATAATGGATCAATTGCAGTAAAGCAAGGTGACTGGATTTATTATAGTGGAAGCAATGGAGCCTCATCAGCAACTGGTAATTTTTTTAAAGAAAAAAATGATGGTTCAGGTAAAGTAAAGTTATCTGATGATATTGCACAAAAAATTTGGATTCAAGGAGATTATATATATTATATTAGTTATCATGGACAAAATCAAAAAAGTTCTTTTTATAAAATGAAAAATGATGGTACAGAAAGAGGACAATTAACAACAGATATACCTACTTGTGTAAATTTTCAAGGTGATTATATTTATTATATTAAATATGATAATACAAGTGTAGACAATTTAAAAATATGCAAAATAAAAAAAGATGGAACAGGAAAACAAGCCATAGGAAATGAACGTGGGATGTATTTGTCTGTGAAAGATGATTGGTTATATTATGCTGATCTAGATGATGGATCTAAAATATATAAAATGAGAACAGATGGATCAGATAAACAACTTTTATGTGGAGATTCTGCATTAAATTATATGAATGTTGTAGGTGACTGGATTTATTATTGCAATAGTGATGAGAATAACAATTTATATAGAGTTAAGATTGATGGTTCAGGAAAACAAAAGCTTAATAATAGTAATAGTAGAAATATAAACATTGTAGGAAGTTATATATATTACAGTGCAATGGATGAAAATGATAATGGTTCATTATATAAAATGAAAGTTGATGGATCCCAAAACAAAATATTAAGTAATATGGATTGTTCTACTGCGGTAGCGGTTCATGATGACTATATTTATTGTACAGGATTCAATTCAAAAGGAATTTACAGAATAAAGAATGATGGAACTGGTTATGAATTAATAAGTAAAAATGCATATGTTATTTCATTATATGTAACAGGAAATTATGTATACTATATAGAATTTATGTCTGGAGACATTAATAGTAGGTTGTATAGAATGAATTTAGATGGAACTTCAAATGAAACAATACAATAA
- a CDS encoding pseudouridine-5'-phosphate glycosidase encodes MLEKYLDINPEVKKALEEGRPVVALESTIISHGMPYPKNVETARNVEKIIRDKGAIPATIAILNGKLKVGLTNDELEYLGNGKNVIKTSRRDIPFIIAKKMDGATTVASTMIIAELAGIKVFATGGIGGVHRGAQQTFDISADLEELSHTNVAVVCAGAKSILDIGLTLEYLETNGVPVVGFGTDEMPAFYTRKSGFGVDYKIDSVKELSDAIKAKWDLGLQGGLIVANPIPEQYQMDYDIINKAIENALKESEQKGIRGKESTPFLLAKIKEITGGDSLESNIRLVYNNAALGAELAVELCK; translated from the coding sequence ATGTTAGAAAAATACTTAGATATAAATCCTGAGGTTAAAAAAGCACTAGAAGAAGGTAGACCAGTGGTAGCATTAGAGTCTACTATAATATCTCATGGAATGCCATATCCTAAAAATGTTGAAACAGCAAGAAATGTTGAAAAAATTATAAGGGATAAGGGAGCAATTCCAGCAACTATTGCTATTTTAAATGGTAAATTGAAAGTTGGTCTTACTAATGACGAACTTGAATACTTGGGCAATGGTAAGAATGTGATAAAAACCAGTAGAAGAGATATTCCGTTTATAATTGCAAAAAAAATGGATGGAGCAACTACTGTGGCATCTACAATGATTATTGCAGAACTTGCAGGAATAAAAGTATTTGCTACAGGTGGAATTGGAGGAGTTCATAGAGGAGCTCAGCAAACTTTTGATATATCAGCAGATTTAGAAGAATTATCACATACAAATGTAGCAGTAGTTTGTGCAGGTGCAAAATCTATATTGGATATAGGATTGACTTTAGAATATTTAGAAACTAATGGAGTCCCAGTAGTGGGATTTGGAACAGATGAAATGCCAGCTTTCTACACAAGAAAAAGTGGTTTCGGAGTTGATTATAAAATTGACTCAGTTAAAGAACTTTCAGATGCTATAAAAGCTAAATGGGATTTAGGATTACAAGGTGGGCTTATAGTTGCAAATCCAATTCCTGAACAATATCAAATGGATTATGATATAATAAACAAAGCCATTGAGAATGCTTTAAAAGAATCAGAACAAAAAGGTATAAGAGGTAAGGAATCAACACCATTTTTACTTGCTAAGATAAAAGAAATAACTGGAGGAGACAGTTTAGAATCCAATATAAGACTTGTTTATAATAATGCTGCATTAGGTGCAGAATTAGCAGTAGAATTATGTAAATAA
- a CDS encoding ECF transporter S component, translating into MERGLKSTTKFSTRQLAVIGMLSSISIILGVTGLGFIPVPPVKATIMHVPVIIGAILEGPVVGAMVGLIFGIFSVVQSIIEPTPVSFVFMNPLVSVLPRVLIGLTSYYVYKIVKLKSKSLGIAVGAAVGTLTNTIGVLGMIYLIYLGPYAKALNLSLSTAKKGIIAVAVTNGIPEIILSMIIVVSVVTAVNKIKHR; encoded by the coding sequence ATGGAAAGAGGATTAAAATCTACAACCAAGTTTAGCACAAGGCAGCTTGCTGTTATAGGCATGTTGTCATCAATTTCAATCATACTTGGTGTAACTGGGTTAGGGTTTATACCAGTACCACCTGTAAAAGCTACTATTATGCATGTTCCAGTTATTATTGGAGCTATACTAGAAGGACCTGTAGTAGGTGCTATGGTAGGATTGATTTTTGGTATATTTAGTGTGGTACAGTCAATAATTGAACCAACACCAGTTTCTTTTGTATTTATGAACCCATTGGTGTCTGTATTACCTAGAGTACTTATAGGATTAACATCTTATTATGTTTATAAGATTGTTAAGTTAAAATCAAAATCTCTAGGAATTGCAGTGGGAGCTGCAGTAGGTACACTTACCAATACTATAGGTGTACTTGGAATGATATACCTTATATACTTAGGGCCTTATGCAAAAGCTTTAAATTTAAGCTTAAGTACTGCTAAAAAAGGTATAATAGCAGTTGCTGTAACAAATGGTATTCCAGAAATAATTTTGTCAATGATTATTGTAGTTTCAGTAGTAACTGCAGTTAATAAAATAAAGCACAGGTAG
- a CDS encoding PfkB family carbohydrate kinase: MTNREEEILKLIKSNPMISQKELSEILGITRSSAAVHITNLMKKGYIKGKGYVLNEAPYVCVVGGANVDIQGFPNQILIQKDSNPGQVKISLGGVGRNIGENLRKMDVETKLITVIGNDVYGNKIIEEGRNIGLDMEHSLRLQEQPTSTYLCILNEKGDMQVAIAYMDILEQMTVEFIQKKKHVIDNASICVIDTNIPQKTIEYIVTNHKDTELFLDTVSTTKAKKVKDIIGCFHTIKPNKIEAEILSGIEIKSNDDLNKCGKYFLDKGVKRVFITLGEDGVYYNDGCEENIVKTPKVNVINATGAGDAFLAGLVYSRMNKLSMEDSTKVAMTASILALSHENTINPNMSIENINKKMEELKLC, encoded by the coding sequence GTGACAAATAGAGAAGAAGAAATTTTAAAGCTTATAAAAAGTAATCCTATGATTTCTCAAAAAGAGCTTTCAGAAATTTTGGGTATTACCCGTTCTTCAGCAGCAGTACACATTACAAATTTAATGAAAAAAGGATATATAAAGGGGAAAGGATATGTATTAAATGAAGCCCCTTATGTATGTGTAGTAGGTGGTGCTAATGTTGATATTCAGGGATTTCCTAATCAGATATTAATACAAAAGGATTCTAATCCTGGTCAGGTAAAAATATCATTAGGTGGTGTTGGAAGAAACATAGGAGAAAACTTAAGAAAAATGGATGTAGAGACTAAACTTATTACTGTTATAGGTAATGATGTATATGGTAATAAAATAATAGAAGAGGGAAGAAACATAGGACTGGATATGGAACACTCCCTTAGACTTCAAGAACAGCCAACCTCTACTTACTTATGTATATTAAATGAAAAAGGAGATATGCAGGTTGCAATTGCATATATGGATATTTTAGAACAAATGACAGTTGAATTTATACAAAAGAAAAAACATGTAATAGATAATGCTAGTATTTGTGTTATAGATACAAATATACCACAGAAAACTATTGAATACATTGTAACAAATCATAAGGATACTGAACTGTTTTTAGACACGGTATCTACAACTAAGGCAAAAAAAGTGAAGGATATTATAGGATGTTTTCATACTATAAAGCCTAATAAAATTGAGGCAGAAATTCTTTCAGGCATAGAAATTAAAAGTAATGATGATTTGAATAAATGTGGAAAATATTTTTTAGATAAAGGTGTTAAAAGAGTATTCATAACTCTTGGAGAAGATGGAGTTTATTATAATGATGGATGTGAAGAAAATATTGTAAAAACACCAAAAGTTAATGTTATAAATGCTACAGGAGCAGGTGATGCATTCTTGGCAGGGTTAGTTTATTCAAGGATGAATAAGTTATCAATGGAAGATAGTACTAAGGTTGCAATGACAGCATCCATTTTAGCTCTATCCCATGAGAATACCATAAATCCTAATATGTCAATTGAAAATATAAATAAAAAAATGGAGGAATTAAAATTATGTTAG
- a CDS encoding heavy-metal-associated domain-containing protein: protein MKTVHYNVSGMVYPESKTKLKNALDKIEGVQEIAVDIARGTVEVEFNTPADAKKIEQCISNTGYSIQ from the coding sequence ATGAAAACAGTTCATTATAACGTTTCAGGCATGGTATACCCTGAAAGTAAAACTAAACTTAAAAATGCTCTAGATAAAATAGAAGGAGTTCAAGAAATTGCAGTAGACATAGCTCGTGGAACTGTGGAAGTAGAATTTAATACTCCTGCAGATGCAAAAAAAATAGAGCAGTGCATCTCAAATACAGGCTACTCTATACAATAA
- a CDS encoding YbaK/EbsC family protein, with protein sequence MSVESVKKQFHDENLKLKVFELDESTATVELAAQAIGVEPERIAKTMAFKLKDRDILIVSKGDAKIDNRKFKDCFSTKAKMLNPDEVLEVTGHPVGGVCPFGLKNHMDTYLDVSLKKFDFVYPAAGSPHAAVKVAVNELENITKGTWADLCK encoded by the coding sequence ATGAGTGTAGAAAGTGTAAAAAAACAATTTCATGATGAAAATTTAAAATTGAAGGTATTTGAACTTGATGAAAGTACAGCAACTGTAGAATTGGCAGCTCAGGCCATAGGGGTAGAGCCTGAACGTATAGCAAAAACTATGGCTTTTAAATTAAAGGATAGGGATATTTTGATAGTTTCAAAAGGTGATGCCAAAATAGATAACAGAAAATTTAAAGATTGTTTTAGTACTAAAGCTAAAATGCTAAACCCAGATGAAGTACTAGAAGTAACTGGTCATCCAGTAGGAGGAGTTTGTCCTTTTGGACTTAAGAATCATATGGATACATATTTGGATGTATCACTCAAAAAATTTGATTTTGTGTATCCAGCAGCAGGATCACCACATGCTGCAGTAAAAGTAGCTGTTAATGAATTGGAAAATATAACTAAAGGTACATGGGCAGATTTATGCAAGTAA
- a CDS encoding YjjW family glycine radical enzyme activase, translated as MLKGIVRKIIPFSFVDGPGNRAAIFFQGCNFDCLYCHNPETIKSCIQCGECVDNCPYGAISLVEKSVIWNPEKCEDCGLCVKICKNQCGPKFRSMDTDDILEQILKVKPFISGITVSGGECTLQWEFLVELFEKVKKLGLTIFVDSNGSTDFRRYKELTNFLDMVMLDVKSFDKDEHKMLTGKDNSIVIENAKYLGSINKLYEIRTVIVPEVLDNYRNVDEISKLIVNINPKIRYKLIKYRSIGTREDKINTRQPTDEMMEQLKTKAYNNGCENLIIV; from the coding sequence ATGTTAAAGGGAATTGTAAGGAAAATTATACCGTTTAGTTTTGTAGATGGTCCAGGAAATAGGGCAGCTATATTTTTTCAAGGATGTAATTTTGATTGCCTTTATTGTCACAATCCAGAAACTATAAAAAGCTGTATTCAGTGTGGAGAATGTGTGGATAATTGTCCATATGGTGCAATATCTTTAGTTGAAAAGTCCGTGATATGGAATCCAGAAAAGTGTGAGGATTGTGGGCTGTGTGTTAAGATATGTAAAAATCAATGTGGACCTAAATTTAGAAGTATGGATACAGATGATATATTAGAACAGATATTAAAGGTTAAGCCTTTTATTTCTGGAATAACTGTATCAGGGGGAGAATGTACCCTTCAATGGGAATTCCTGGTGGAGTTATTTGAAAAGGTAAAAAAGTTAGGATTGACAATATTTGTAGATAGCAATGGAAGCACTGATTTTAGAAGGTATAAAGAACTTACCAACTTTTTGGATATGGTTATGCTGGATGTGAAATCTTTTGATAAAGATGAGCATAAGATGCTTACGGGAAAAGATAATAGTATAGTTATAGAAAATGCTAAATATTTAGGTAGTATAAATAAGTTATACGAAATTAGAACAGTAATAGTACCTGAAGTTTTAGATAACTATAGAAATGTAGATGAAATAAGTAAGCTTATAGTAAATATTAATCCTAAAATAAGATATAAACTTATAAAGTACAGAAGCATAGGTACTCGTGAGGACAAGATTAATACACGTCAACCTACTGATGAAATGATGGAACAACTTAAAACTAAAGCTTACAATAATGGATGTGAAAATTTAATTATAGTGTAA